In Fusarium oxysporum f. sp. lycopersici 4287 chromosome 2, whole genome shotgun sequence, a genomic segment contains:
- a CDS encoding 1-aminocyclopropane-1-carboxylate deaminase, whose translation MTVVTLPEPFASIPRENFLFGASPLQPLPRISAALGGKVNVYAKREDCNSGLAYGGNKVRKLEYLAAEAQAQGCDTLVSIGGVQSNHTRAVTAVATKLGLKAATVQEHWVDWEDPGYEKVGNIQLSRLMGGDVRLDPSTFGIEHKTTLAKLTDELKSNGRKPYYIPAGASDHPLGGLGFARWAFEVEAQEKELGIFFDTIIVCAVTGSTFAGMIAGFKLAQKNGSPARKIIGIDASGKVQQTFDQVLRIAKNTAAKIGLSEDDITADDVILDPNYNAKIYGIPDETTIEAMKFGAATEAFITDPVYEGKSLAGMMDLIKTGKIASGNVLYAHLGGQLALNAYSSL comes from the exons ATGACTGTTGTTACTCTTCCCGAACCCTTTGCTAGCATCCCCCGAGAGAACTTTCTCTTCGGCGCATCGCCTCTCCAGCCCCTCCCCAGAATATCCGCTGCTCTCGGCGGAAAGGTCAATGTCTACGCGAAGCGCGAGGACTGCAATTCCGGTCTCGCCTACGGTGGTAACAAAGTCCGAAAGCTAGA GTACCTCGCTGCTGAAGCGCAAGCCCAAGGCTGTGATACCCTCGTCTCCATCGGCGGCGTCCAATCCAACCACACCCGCGCCGTAACCGCCGTCGCTACAAAGCTCGGTCTCAAAGCCGCCACCGTCCAAGAACACTGGGTTGATTGGGAAGACCCTGGTTATGAAAAGGTCGGCAACATTCAGCTCTCGCGACTCATGGGCGGTGATGTGAGACTTGATCCTTCGACATTTGGTATCGAGCACAAGACAACGCTTGCCAAGCTCACAGATGAGCTTAAGAGCAACGGTCGCAAGCCCTACTATATCCCCGCTGGAGCTTCAGACCATCCCCTTGGTGGTCTAGGTTTCGCGCGATGGGCATTTGAAGTTGAAGCCCAAGAGAAGGAATTGGGAATCTTCTTCGACACCATCATCGTATGCGCCGTAACAGGCTCTACATTCGCCGGCATGATCGCCGGATTCAAACTCGCCCAAAAGAACGGTTCTCCCGCGCGCAAAATCATCGGCATCGACGCCTCTGGCAAAGTGCAACAAACATTCGACCAAGTCCTGCGCATCGCCAAAAACACGGCTGCCAAGATCGGTCTCAGCGAGGACGACATCACAGCGGACGATGTGATCCTCGACCCCAActacaacgccaagatctACGGTATTCCTGACGAGACTACCATCGAGGCTATGAAGTTTGGTGCTGCCACTGAGGCGTTCATCACGGATCCTGTGTATGAGGGTAAGAGTTTGGCGGGCATGATGGATTTGATCAAGACGGGAAAGATTGCGAGTGGGAATGTGCTTTATGCTCATTTGGGAGGCCAATTGGCGCTTAATGCTTATTCTTCCCTGTGA